The Lactuca sativa cultivar Salinas chromosome 2, Lsat_Salinas_v11, whole genome shotgun sequence genome includes a window with the following:
- the LOC111889943 gene encoding hexose carrier protein HEX6 produces the protein MFFQYVIYTHIYTYRKNILTPVRTACMAVGSGVSVGSEVGKYNGQITPFVVLSCMVAATGGIIFGYDIGISGGVTSMEPFLKKFFRKVYTKMEEDTKISNYCKFDSQLLTSFTSSLYVAGLIATFFASPITRAFGRKPSILIGGVAFLAGAAFGGAAYNIYMLIIGRVLLGVGVGFANQSVPLYLSEMAPSRYRGAFNMGFQFCVGIGVLAANLLNYGIQKIEGGWGWRISLAMAAVPASILTIGALFLPETPNSLIQHNKDDPDKAKKMLQKVRGTDDVKAEFDDLVTANEISKTIKHPFKNILRPKYRPQLVMAIAVPFFQQVTGINVISFYAPILFRTIGFGESASLMSAVVTGLVGLSMTFLSLLIVDRVGRRTIFTIGGVQMFVSQMLVGAIMAAKLGDHGGLSKGYGFSVLILICTYVAGFGLSWGPLGWLIPSEIFPLEIRSAGQSITVAVGFLFTFIVAQTFLAMLCHMKSGTFFFFGGWVAVMTVFVYFFLPETKNVPIEKMDRIWKKHWFWKKYVGKEDDTNYDPVTAEIKTDI, from the exons ATGTTCTTTCAGTAtgttatatacacacacatatatacgtATAGAAAGAATATACTTACTCCTGTTAGAACTGCATGTATGGCTGTTGGGTCGGGTGTAAGTGTAGGCAGTGAAGTCGGGAAGTACAATGGTCAGATCACACCATTTGTAGTGTTGTCATGTATGGTTGCTGCAACAGGAGGTATCATATTCGGATATGATATCGGAATTTCAG GTGGAGTGACCTCCATGGAGCCATTTTTGAAAAAATTCTTCCGAAAAGTGTACACCAAAATGGAAGAAGACACCAAGATAAGCAACTACTGCAAATTCGACAGCCAACTACTGACTTCCTTCACATCTTCACTATACGTAGCTGGTCTGATTGCAACCTTTTTTGCTTCTCCCATCACTCGAGCTTTCGGACGCAAACCCTCCATTCTTATTGGTGGGGTCGCATTTCTTGCTGGTGCAGCTTTTGGTGGGGCCGCTTACAATATATACATGCTTATAATCGGCCGTGTCTTGCTTGGTGTAGGAGTTGGTTTCGCAAACCAG TCGGTTCCATTATATCTATCGGAAATGGCACCATCGCGATACAGAGGAGCATTCAACATGGGATTTCAATTTTGTGTTGGTATAGGCGTTCTAGCTGCAAATCTTCTAAACTATGGGATTCAAAAGATAGAAGGTGGTTGGGGATGGAGAATCTCATTAGCCATGGCTGCTGTTCCCGCCTCAATTCTAACAATTGGAGCTCTTTTTCTCCCGGAAACACCTAACAGCTTAATACAACACAACAAGGATGATCCAGATAAAGCTAAGAAAATGCTACAGAAAGTCAGAGGGACAGATGATGTAAAGGCTGAATTTGATGATCTAGTGACAGCAaatgaaatctcaaaaacaattaAACACCCTTTCAAGAACATCTTGAGGCCAAAATACAGACCTCAGCTTGTTATGGCAATTGCGGTTCCATTCTTTCAGCAGGTTACAGGAATCAATGTGATCTCGTTCTATGCTCCAATTCTGTTTCGAACAATAGGATTTGGTGAAAGTGCTTCGCTTATGTCAGCAGTGGTGACTGGGCTTGTGGGTCTTAGCATGACCTTTTTATCGTTGCTGATAGTGGACAGAGTTGGTCGCCGGACTATATTCACCATTGGAGGTGTTCAAATGTTTGTTTCACAGATGCTAGTGGGGGCAATCATGGCAGCAAAACTAGGGGATCATGGTGGATTGAGTAAGGGATATGGTTTTTCAGTGTTGATCTTGATATGCACTTATGTGGCTGGTTTTGGTTTATCATGGGGTCCATTAGGATGGTTGATTCCTAGCGAGATATTCCCATTGGAGATTAGATCTGCAGGACAAAGCATCACTGTTGCAGTGGGATTTCTTTTCACTTTCATAGTCGCTCAAACGTTTTTGGCAATGCTTTGCCATATGAAGTCAGGAACTTTCTTCTTTTTTGGTGGATGGGTGGCGGTGATGACGGTGTTTGTGTACTTTTTTCTGCCGGAGACTAAAAATGTGCCGATTGAGAAGATGGATCGGATATGGAAGAAGCACTGGTTTTGGAAGAAATACGTGGGCAAAGAAGATGATACTAATTACGATCCTGTCACTGCTGAAATTAAAACAgacatttaa